One Gordonia sp. SID5947 genomic region harbors:
- a CDS encoding DUF1697 domain-containing protein — MPRRVVLIRAINVGGAKLPMADLRAMAEELGATNVSTYIASGNLLCDPPAATDEFDRALEAAITERFGYEREVISRSRDDLAAALDAHPFTVVDPKFSYVYCLTGVPSTAKAAEFEKRDFGDDELTVIGNDLHIRFAAGAGKSKLSAPVIAKGLGVQGTGRNLKTVRTLIDLADRD; from the coding sequence ATGCCCCGTCGCGTAGTCCTGATCCGCGCGATCAACGTGGGTGGAGCAAAGCTCCCGATGGCCGATCTTCGGGCGATGGCAGAGGAACTCGGCGCCACAAATGTGTCCACCTACATCGCATCGGGCAATCTCCTCTGCGATCCGCCAGCGGCGACCGACGAATTCGACCGTGCCCTCGAGGCGGCGATCACCGAGCGTTTCGGCTACGAACGCGAGGTGATCAGCCGATCGCGCGACGACCTGGCCGCCGCTCTCGACGCTCACCCGTTCACCGTCGTCGACCCGAAGTTCTCGTACGTCTACTGCCTCACGGGCGTACCCAGCACCGCCAAGGCCGCCGAGTTCGAGAAGCGGGACTTCGGCGACGACGAGCTCACCGTCATCGGCAACGACCTGCACATCCGGTTCGCCGCCGGGGCGGGCAAGTCGAAACTGAGCGCACCGGTGATCGCCAAAGGCCTTGGCGTCCAGGGCACCGGGCGCAATCTCAAGACGGTCCGCACACTCATCGACCTCGCCGACAGGGACTGA
- a CDS encoding ClC family H(+)/Cl(-) exchange transporter translates to MTAADRGPDDEPSAHAGVTEDLLTGRTLWVILVLAAIAGAVAGFVGGAFRWVLEHTDHWRGEIVDWAHGHAAWGWLIPIAVSAVAAAAAAAIARWQPLSAGSGIQHVEAVDRGEADPPPLSVVPARFVGGLLSVGVAGMVLGREGPTVHMAAAIGAAAGRFANRAQDEVRLLQTVLSGTGVAVAFNAPISAVFFIFEEVTKTFRLREAIVTMVAVAIGVGASRLVLGNEPDFTHVGSVPTPSLTTLPIFAVFGLVVGVLGVVYNKLILVCLEGFDMVRRVPAIVKAGLIGAAVGALLFVEPVVVGGGDGLANLILAGQRFALPVVILYVAARFIAGPVSYAAGTPGGIFAPILALGALMGLIAGRITDVVVPGLHTDLTIAFALVGMSTLFASIVRAPFTGLVLVIEMTAVTTVTIPMLMSGAMAVVVASLLRSPPIYDALRVRMLRKHPPPTATYQPPPTN, encoded by the coding sequence TTGACAGCGGCCGACCGGGGGCCCGACGACGAGCCGTCCGCCCATGCCGGCGTCACCGAGGACCTCCTCACCGGTCGCACGCTCTGGGTCATCCTCGTGCTCGCCGCGATCGCAGGAGCCGTCGCCGGATTCGTGGGCGGTGCCTTCCGGTGGGTCCTCGAACACACCGATCATTGGCGTGGCGAGATCGTCGACTGGGCGCACGGGCATGCGGCGTGGGGCTGGCTGATCCCCATCGCGGTGTCGGCCGTCGCGGCGGCCGCGGCGGCCGCGATCGCCAGGTGGCAGCCGCTCTCCGCGGGTAGCGGCATCCAGCATGTGGAAGCAGTCGACCGCGGTGAGGCCGACCCGCCGCCGCTGTCGGTGGTCCCGGCACGGTTCGTCGGCGGGCTGCTCTCGGTCGGTGTGGCCGGCATGGTCCTCGGACGTGAGGGCCCCACGGTGCACATGGCGGCCGCGATCGGTGCCGCAGCCGGACGATTCGCGAACCGAGCGCAGGACGAGGTCCGGCTGCTGCAGACCGTGCTGTCGGGGACCGGTGTCGCGGTGGCCTTCAACGCCCCGATCAGCGCGGTGTTCTTCATCTTCGAAGAGGTCACCAAGACCTTCCGCCTGCGCGAGGCGATCGTGACGATGGTCGCGGTGGCCATCGGTGTCGGTGCGAGTCGACTGGTCCTCGGGAACGAGCCGGACTTCACGCATGTCGGGTCGGTCCCGACACCGTCGTTGACGACGCTGCCCATCTTCGCCGTCTTCGGCCTCGTCGTCGGGGTGCTCGGCGTGGTCTACAACAAGCTGATCCTGGTGTGCCTCGAGGGGTTCGACATGGTGCGGCGCGTACCGGCGATCGTGAAGGCCGGACTCATCGGCGCGGCCGTCGGCGCCCTGCTCTTCGTCGAACCGGTGGTGGTCGGTGGCGGGGACGGGCTCGCGAACCTCATCCTGGCCGGCCAGCGGTTCGCGCTGCCCGTCGTGATCCTTTATGTCGCGGCGCGATTCATCGCCGGTCCGGTGTCGTACGCGGCAGGCACCCCCGGCGGCATCTTCGCGCCGATCCTGGCGCTCGGAGCGCTGATGGGACTCATCGCGGGTCGCATCACCGACGTCGTGGTACCCGGACTGCACACCGACCTCACGATCGCTTTCGCGCTGGTCGGGATGTCCACGTTGTTCGCCTCGATCGTCCGGGCGCCGTTCACCGGCCTGGTCCTCGTGATCGAGATGACCGCGGTCACCACTGTCACCATCCCGATGCTGATGTCGGGGGCGATGGCGGTGGTCGTCGCGTCATTGCTGCGGTCACCGCCGATCTACGATGCGCTCCGGGTGCGCATGCTGCGCAAGCATCCTCCGCCGACGGCGACCTACCAGCCACCGCCCACCAACTGA
- a CDS encoding MarR family transcriptional regulator gives MGDSMTVGENPLLLERQVCFALAVANRSVLKIYRRLLEPLGLTHPQYLVMLALWESSPRAVKDIGHVLQLDSATLSPLLKRLEGSGLVMRQRRDDDERNVDIALTPAGRELRVRALEIPPAVVEALGVDLSDLEELHAVLTRVNAAALRAESAGR, from the coding sequence ATGGGCGACAGCATGACGGTCGGCGAGAATCCGCTGCTCCTCGAGAGGCAGGTCTGCTTCGCGCTCGCGGTGGCCAACCGCTCGGTTCTCAAGATCTACCGCCGCCTTCTCGAACCGCTCGGTCTCACCCACCCGCAATATCTCGTGATGTTGGCCCTCTGGGAGAGTTCGCCCCGGGCGGTGAAGGACATCGGTCATGTGCTGCAACTGGATTCGGCGACATTGTCACCGCTGCTCAAACGGCTGGAAGGGTCCGGGCTGGTGATGCGGCAGCGTCGTGACGACGACGAGCGCAACGTCGACATCGCGCTGACGCCCGCGGGTCGCGAACTGCGCGTCCGGGCGCTGGAGATCCCGCCGGCGGTGGTGGAGGCCCTCGGCGTGGATCTCTCCGACCTCGAAGAACTGCACGCGGTTTTGACCCGGGTGAACGCGGCGGCTCTCCGAGCGGAGTCGGCCGGGCGGTGA
- a CDS encoding nuclear transport factor 2 family protein: MSGQHIDKATNPEDITRLFVEFSNAGDPDAVASLYHPDAVMAYPPGEVTRGRTAIRELWASVLAHNPTFTPEAPLPTLYFGDDLALTSTPPRDGAGARAQVVARQDDGSWVRIIDQPEFQTPTG, translated from the coding sequence ATGTCCGGTCAGCACATCGACAAGGCCACCAACCCCGAGGACATCACCCGGCTGTTCGTCGAGTTCTCGAATGCCGGCGATCCGGATGCCGTGGCGTCGCTCTACCACCCGGATGCCGTGATGGCATACCCGCCGGGCGAGGTCACCCGTGGCCGGACCGCCATCCGTGAACTGTGGGCCTCGGTGCTGGCCCACAATCCGACCTTCACCCCGGAAGCGCCCTTGCCCACGCTGTATTTCGGCGACGACCTGGCGTTGACATCGACCCCTCCCCGCGACGGTGCCGGCGCCCGTGCGCAGGTCGTCGCGCGACAGGACGACGGATCCTGGGTGCGCATCATCGACCAGCCCGAGTTCCAGACACCGACCGGCTGA
- a CDS encoding LysR family transcriptional regulator: MELRQLEYFVAVAAESGFTTAAARVHTTQPNISAQIRGLERELGAELFDRSGRRVALTDAGRAALPAARDALAAAESVRQAVADVNQVLRGHLSVGMVDGCTVRPLFTTLGLFRDRHPGVGLSLTEGASDGLVARVLRGELDVALAGYAGDLPDGVDELPVVRERVVAALPLNHPLSSKKVLSLRDLHNHPVLGLPRGAGIRTAFDRGAGDVRTALEASSPDAVVELVASGLGIGVLSESIVADRADAVIGRPIRGVDDLASLGFVWRTPAGPAVQAFLGLAGREFGFDADQAVS, from the coding sequence ATGGAACTGCGTCAGCTCGAGTACTTCGTCGCGGTCGCCGCCGAGTCGGGTTTCACCACTGCGGCAGCGCGCGTGCACACCACTCAGCCGAACATCAGCGCACAGATCCGCGGTCTGGAACGTGAACTGGGCGCCGAGTTGTTCGATCGATCCGGACGACGGGTCGCCCTCACCGACGCGGGCAGGGCGGCGTTGCCCGCCGCGCGCGATGCGCTGGCCGCCGCCGAGTCGGTCCGCCAGGCAGTGGCCGACGTCAACCAGGTGCTGCGCGGCCATCTGTCGGTCGGAATGGTCGACGGATGCACGGTGCGGCCACTGTTCACCACCCTCGGGTTGTTCCGTGACCGCCATCCCGGCGTCGGACTGTCGCTCACCGAGGGCGCCTCGGACGGTCTCGTCGCACGGGTGCTGCGCGGCGAACTCGACGTCGCGCTGGCCGGGTATGCCGGCGATCTCCCGGATGGTGTCGACGAACTGCCCGTGGTGCGCGAACGGGTGGTCGCGGCGCTACCGCTCAACCATCCGCTCAGCTCGAAAAAGGTTCTGTCACTTCGTGATCTACACAACCACCCGGTGCTGGGCCTGCCGCGCGGCGCGGGCATCCGAACCGCATTCGATCGGGGCGCCGGCGACGTGCGGACGGCACTGGAGGCGTCGTCGCCGGATGCCGTCGTCGAACTGGTCGCGAGTGGATTGGGCATCGGGGTGTTGAGCGAGTCGATCGTCGCCGACCGCGCCGATGCCGTGATCGGCCGACCGATCCGGGGGGTCGATGACCTGGCATCGCTCGGCTTCGTGTGGCGCACGCCCGCCGGCCCGGCGGTGCAGGCGTTTCTCGGTCTGGCCGGCCGCGAGTTCGGGTTCGACGCCGATCAGGCGGTGTCCTGA
- a CDS encoding CoA-binding protein, with translation MSTTDEIVEQILRTYDTITVVGASANPSKAANEVPAYMAEHGWRIIPVNPHADEIVGQKVHRTLADIPEQVGLVDVFRPSEDAAEVARQAVAAGASALWLQLGIESAEACAIAEDAGLLYVEDRCLIIEQRRTGLVAPKS, from the coding sequence ATGAGCACAACCGACGAGATCGTCGAACAGATCCTGCGCACCTACGACACCATCACCGTGGTGGGGGCGAGTGCCAACCCCTCGAAGGCCGCCAACGAGGTTCCCGCGTACATGGCAGAGCACGGCTGGCGGATCATCCCAGTGAACCCGCATGCCGATGAGATCGTGGGCCAGAAGGTCCACCGCACACTCGCCGACATTCCCGAACAGGTCGGACTGGTCGACGTGTTCCGTCCGTCCGAGGACGCCGCGGAGGTCGCGCGGCAGGCGGTGGCGGCGGGCGCGAGCGCGTTGTGGCTGCAGTTGGGCATCGAATCGGCGGAGGCCTGCGCGATCGCCGAGGACGCAGGCCTGCTCTATGTCGAGGACCGGTGCCTGATCATCGAGCAACGGCGCACCGGGCTGGTGGCGCCGAAGTCCTGA